CCGTGCCCGGAAATGGCAGGCTTCCACCCCGCTGGCCAACATTGCCATCCCATAAAGCAATTCTGAAGACAATAGAAAGGTACCTTAACATAAAAtctgctcttttgttttctttttctgtatgaGAAGAAAAAGGCTGAGGTATCTTCAGATTCCTACCCTCCCACTTACTTCCCACTGttcttatctcttttctttttcttttgaaaaatcttgtCTCTTTTCTCTAATCCTAGCGAGCAAAGACAAGAGGTAGGCCTGCAGGCCCTATACACACATTGACACTGCAGAGGTCTTATAAATCAGCTCAAAATCAATACATTCTATATGGTAGTTTCTCCTTTGCAACCAGATAGCCAGGGGAGACAACTAATGCTTTTCCTGCACCACCATCCCCATTTTtctgtcataaaaaaaaaaaaaaattctgcttagGACCCAACAGGCAATCAAAGTTGCTGAGTAAGTATTTCAACTAtctaattttattactttacaATTGACATACCTTCCCTCTGGAAATGTTTGCAATTAATTAATTAGCAGTAATCTTCCCCAAGGGACTAATTTAATGCATTCTCTCCaattcttacttaaaaaaaaaatagcttagaTGTACGCAAGCTGCAAATGTGTGGACGGCTCCGGagagcattttgaaaaatcaagGGCTCTATCTACGAAGGTGAATTTTTATCACTAAATCAATCTGGCGGTAACGATAATTCTTTTTCTAACGAGGGGCTTCCCGGGTTGAGCACAAGGTTTCTCCAAGGTAACGCCGCTCAGCAGCAGCCGCCAGGAAGCCTCGCTGGGCTGGTGAGTACTTAGAATGGAGCTTGTCCTCCTGTTAATAATCTCTTAGGCGGAGGAGCCTGCGGTTTGCGGCTTTTTCAAGCTCCTCGTGCTTTCTGCAGaatccatagagagagaaaaacaagccAGGGATGTGTTCTAAAGAGGTCGCTGGCTTCCAGGCCTATAAGTCCCTCAGCGGGTGCCAGAGGAAAACTCTGGGATCCCAGGCCAGGGCCCCGGACCTTGCCTGGTCCCTGGGCTTCCTGCTCGCCTCCCAAGAATCCAGGGCGGAGACCCGGGTTGTTCCTAACCTCTGGGCCACGTTCTTGCGTttcaactagaaaataaaactggGCCCTTGGAACCACCTGATTCCTCCAGGGACGTAATGCAAGGTCCCGGTAGAGccttttgtaaactgtaaagcgCGATGACCCCGTGGGTGAAAGGCAAGGCTGTCTGAGATTTCTGGCCTGAAAACCCGAAAGCCTAGTTCCACTTAGATCCCGGCAGTATCCCTCGAAAACCTTCCCCCAACCCACTGGCGACCCCTTTTCGCCCCCGGATGTGGCGGGTTGGAGGCCCTCAGCGGGGAGGCCCCAGGCCTGGAGACTGACCCTTCGGGAGTGCTGAGTCTACGGTGCTCGCAAACTGGCGGCCGCTTGTCCGGGAGCCAGGCCCAGAGGACGCAACCCCCTTCCGGGCACCAAGGAGACCCTCCGCCCATCAGTGCCCCTTTGAGGACTCctgggatgggggggggggaggggggaggcgtTGTTCAGAGCGCTGGGCCTAGCCAGGCGTCCAGGCGGAGCGCGGGGAATGGGCCGCCCTCCCGCGCGTAGAACCGCGGCTCGCCAGCGCCACCCCCAGCGGAGCGCAGAGGCTGCAGCTCGGCTCTGGCGCCTTCCTGAGGCTCCCTCGCTCCCCCGTGGACACAGATGACGGTGCGCATGAGGCAGCCAAGCCTCGCCTTCGGAGGAGATGCCCAGGAGTCTCAGCCCGCGGTCTGCAGATGCCGGGGGTCAGACTTGGCGCGTTTCCAGGCAGTCAGGGAGGACCTGAACCTTGGCCTCGAGGGGGCGCTATTTGGCGTATCAGAGGCCCGGGAGGCTGCAGAGAAGCCCCGGGGTCAAGGCTCTGGTAAAGGTCAGGGCTTGGAGAGCCCGATTCTAGCTAGAGTCCTGGGGAGACGGGGGCGGGGAGCCAGATCCCCAGGACAAAGACGGGGCCGGTGGGAACCACCGACGCTGCGCCGCGCCGCCCCGAGGCGCGCAGGGCCTGTGGCGGGAACAAACTTTCCCGCAGCGGAGGGGCGGGGAAGCCGGGCTGCAggcttctccccagagcctcggCTCTCCTCCACCTGCCGGTGTGCAACCTCCGCCCAGCCGTCgcccaccccagctccctcccctccccccgcgcTCCTCTGTTCGCTTAGACTCCTCATCTCTCTccgctcccctcctccttctccctcttgcctttctcccccacttttctcctctttttcctcctgtctctttTGTATTCTCTCTTCCCTCGCCGCCCGGcttgtttctctcctcctccaggccgCAGGGGAGGAGGTAAGCGCGCTGCGCCAGGGGCCTGCGCGGCGCAGAGGGAGGCGTTTCTCTTACTTCTCCCGGGTAATTTGGAGAGATTGtatgtgcgcgcgcgcgcgtgagTTTAAGGCGAAAAGGGGTAGGATCCAGCGCCAAGCAGAGAGGGTCAGGGTCTTTGACGTTCCTCACCAGCAGCACAATCTCCCGGAACAAGTGTGAGTGTGGGTGAGTGCGCGCGCACGCACGGGCTGGCTGCGCTTGGTACGCTTGGTGGCCCGGGGCCCCAGGGCCCGGGGGCCCGCCTGGCGGCCCGGGATTACCGTGACGTCACATTGAGCCTCTGGCCACCTTGGTCTGGGACACCTCGGGAGCCGCACAGCCCCGCGCCGCGCCTCACCTTGCCTCGCCACCGCGCGACTTTGGGAACCCgcatcctctcccttcccctgcccatCCATGGGCCCTTCTGTCTTCCGGACCACGCGGGCCGGAGGGGCGCCTTCGGGAGCGCAGGGCTCGGCAGCCGGGCTGCCCTCGGCTCTGCCTCCAGTCGCGCCAGGCAGGCGGAGGACCCGGCGCTGGGCACCGGAGGCCGTGTAAGGAACCGAGGCGGCGCACGGCTGGAGGCTCAGAGCTGCCGGGTTGAGGCGGGAACTCGCAAGAGAAGAGGGAGACGGGCCAGGGACAGCCACCATGTCCTTCCCGCACTTTGGACACCCGTATGGCAACGCTTCCCAGGTAAGAAGCGCCTCCATGGGGCATGGGGGCAGACTGGGTGGAGGGGGTGCCCAGTGCACGCGCCTGCCCCTGAGCGCCCTCCTCTCGAACGAGTCCCCAAGGAAGTCAGAGGGAGCAGGGACTAGGGTAATGTACCATGACCCCTCTGACATCCCCAATCCCTGGGTGAGGACGTTCCACACCCCTAGTGCAAGCTGGAAAATCGTGTGATCCGAAACTTGGGCACTCTGACCATGCGCTCAGCGAGGTGGGTGAGATCTGGGGGGTCCTCCAGTCAGGCCTCCTTGCTGTACAGATATACGAGGGACCGGGAGGGTCTCAGACTTACAGTTCAGAGCGCTGTGCATCTCACCACGTCTCTGTTGTTCGTTTGTTGAGCTCTGTTCTTATCCTCCCCCTTGCTTGGGTCTGTCCAAGCTCTCTGCTTCTGGTTCCTTCGATTTTTCAGACCAGGGGGAGTGTTGAGCAATGACAAGGATTTCCCGGGGAAATTCTGGGAACACCCACCACTGTTCTCCAGTTTCTCTCCAGAGTGGGGAGTCTGGTCCCAACTTGACCTCTGACCCGCTTTGCGATCTTGGACaagcctgctctctctctggtcctcattccctctctgtaaaatgggagtaggAATGAAACCTTAATGATGGTCTCTATGGCCAACTTCTAGCTCTGCCTTTGTAGGATCCTATGATGGGGGCAGGGGGGTCCAGGAGGAAACCGTGGAGCTTGGCTTCTGTAATTCTGAGTTCAGAACGTTACCATGGCCCAGACCCCTGGGGCTCTGGAGCAATGGCTTAGGAGTATCTATATGGGTAGTTTGGCTGAAGTGCGTCTTCGGATAATTCCGGCCCCAGTGCTCAGCAGAATGCTCAGCACACGGTGACATTTAGTTAATGTTGAAGGAAGGAGCGATCCGGCACTTCCGCTGCCGGCTCCGGCCAGCCCGCGGCGCCGGTCTCTGACCTCCGGTGCCCCTCTCGCCCCCGTAGTTTCTGGTGTCTGCAAGTTCCAGCGCCACTTGCTGCGAATCCGCCCCGCGCTCGGTCCCAGATGTGGCTTCAGGCTCCACCCCGGCGGCCGCTCTCTGCTGCGCGTCCTACGATAGCCGGCTGCTGGGCAGTGCGCGGCCCGAGCTGGGCGCGGCCTTGGGCATCTACGGAGCCCCCTATGCGGCCGCTGCAGCCGCGCAGAGCTACCCCGGCTACCTGCCCTACAGCCCGGAGCCGCCCGCGCTGTACGGGGCGCTGGTGAGTACGCCAGGTGGAGCGTGGGTCTGTGCGCCAGAACCCACCTGGCCTGGGGACAGAAGCGCCAGCGGCGGGTGAAATCCAGTGTGACAGCTCCAGGGTAAAACTAGGAAGGACTCACAACTCCGAGGAAAGGAAATGATTAGGATTGTgtataaggaaaaaaacatacatCTTTACAGCATTTTATAGTTTGCAAAACTATAATATAGTTTAGAAAAGTCTGTACCTCTATTAATTCTGTGGGGTAGGCAAGTCTCagtttaaagatgaggaaattgagagtgTGAGGTTCAAATGCTTTACCCAAATTCACAAAGATACAgagggtcagggaagacctctggAAGGGGAGTGAGGCAAGGAAGTTCCCCAGatggtgggaggggctggagggagacaCAAGCAGTAACAGTAATAACAGGTAATCATTAACTCCTGCTGATTCTGCACCAGGAATTCTGCCAGTGCTCTTCTTCAATAACCTATAGGaactattgttatccccattttcccaaggggaaactgaggcacggagtgGTTAAGCAACTGGGCCCAAGCCCACACAGCCAGGGCAAGTGGTGCTTCTGATGTTTAAACCAGACTTGACTGCAGTGTCACACTCTTAGCAACTACCCGGCCCAGCCTCATCCCCAAATGTGGTCctgaattctttcttcctccttcaccaGAATCCACAGTATGAATTTAAGGAGGCTGCAGGGAACTTCACACCTGGCCTGGCCCAACCGGGAGCCTACTATCCCTATGAGCCGACTCTGGGGCAGTATCAGTATGACCGGTAAGGCGTGGGGCCCATTGGTGGCTGGCATCAGAGTCCTTCCCCCTCCCTTGCGTCTGGGGGGAGGCTGAGAAGGGGACTGCATgcggagggaggggagcagaacCTCACTTCCGGGCCGCGCAGACTGTCTCCTGCCTGCAGCCCCAGAACTCTGAGCCGGGTTCTCCCGTAGGTACGGGGCTGTGGAGTTGAGTGGCGCCGGGCGCCGGAAGAACGCCACCCGGGAGACCACTAGCACGCTCAAGGCCTGGCTCAACGAGCACCGCAAGAACCCCTACCCCACCAAGGGCGAGAAGATCATGCTGGCCATCATCACCAAGATGACCCTCACCCAGGTGTCCACCTGGTTCGCCAACGCGCGCCGGCGCCTCAAGAAGGAGAACAAGATGACGTGGGCGCCGAAGAACAAAGGCGCGgaggagaggaaggtggagggCGGAGCAGAGGAATCGCTAGGCTGCCTGAACGGTGACACCAAAGGTACCAACAATGTTGCCCGCCGCCCTCCCCATACTATTTCCAGCCATCCTGCAGTTCCATTGGCTTTTCCCAGCCGCCCAGTGGGGTAGCTGTTACAGAGGGCATCCCTTCTCACCCTTGCACTTGCAGCCCCCCAGcatgcctcagggccttttctcctgcagttccctctgcctggaattccccACAGAACCGACTTCTTCTCTATTTTAGAGTGTCACCTCCAAAAAGCCTTCCCTGGCCGCCCAAGCCAACCTGGCTTCGCAGTTATTCTCAGTCATGTCAgcctattttatttcctttgccatACTGCCACTGTGAGCATGAAGGGGCGTCTGTTTAGCCCCTCTAAAATGTCAGCTCCGTTAGCAAGTGTCTTATTCCCCTCTGCTTTCCCTGAAGTCCTGATACTGAATGCCTGAATGATGTCTGGCTCCTAgttggtactcagtaaatatttgcttaattaaCTAATACACACCAGCCGCCTGTGGGTGTTGAAATTGGGTAAAAACTGTCCCCTCTCTCTTTTACGGTAGAGAAACTGCGATCCGGTCTTAGGCACGCAAAGTGGCGGTTTCCTTGTCCTGGCGGCGCCCTGGAGAGGAGGAGTGTTccaagggctgggggcagggctgggggcgggaaTTCTCTCCCAGGGGCAGGCCCCAGACCTGGGGCAAGTTTAAGAGATGGTGCGGCCAGCCTGGTGAATTACACCGAGAATACGCGGAGTGCAGGGCGCGTCTCGCTAAAAGCCTCTCAGGGATGGGCGC
This genomic window from Equus przewalskii isolate Varuska chromosome 3, EquPr2, whole genome shotgun sequence contains:
- the IRX6 gene encoding iroquois-class homeodomain protein IRX-6 isoform X3 — encoded protein: MSFPHFGHPYGNASQFLVSASSSATCCESAPRSVPDVASGSTPAAALCCASYDSRLLGSARPELGAALGIYGAPYAAAAAAQSYPGYLPYSPEPPALYGALNPQYEFKEAAGNFTPGLAQPGAYYPYEPTLGQYQYDRYGAVELSGAGRRKNATRETTSTLKAWLNEHRKNPYPTKGEKIMLAIITKMTLTQVSTWFANARRRLKKENKMTWAPKNKGAEERKVEGGAEESLGCLNGDTKDVSASQEARGLRLSDLEDLEEEEEEEEAAEEEAVAAATDRLAEFPKDTQSLPAPCAAAREGGLERRECGLAAPRFSFNEPPGSGEADFLRAEPGGPTLTMPYPCSEKPRIWSLARTAAASAVEGPATELCAVPAAEGARRAVPVPVRSGSRLAHWLRFAEESWKSALLSSSPPHYEAGRPARGWGSHVG
- the IRX6 gene encoding iroquois-class homeodomain protein IRX-6 isoform X4 codes for the protein MSFPHFGHPYGNASQFLVSASSSATCCESAPRSVPDVASGSTPAAALCCASYDSRLLGSARPELGAALGIYGAPYAAAAAAQSYPGYLPYSPEPPALYGALNPQYEFKEAAGNFTPGLAQPGAYYPYEPTLGQYQYDRYGAVELSGAGRRKNATRETTSTLKAWLNEHRKNPYPTKGEKIMLAIITKMTLTQVSTWFANARRRLKKENKMTWAPKNKGAEERKVEGGAEESLGCLNGDTKDVSASQEARGLRLSDLEDLEEEEEEEEAAEEEAVAAATDRLAEFPKDTQSLPAPCAAAREGGLERRECGLAAPRFSFNEPPGSGEADFLRAEPGGPTLTMPYPCSEKPRIWSLARTAAASAVEGPATELCAVPAAEGARRAVPVPVRSGRLAHWLRFAEESWKSALLSSSPPHYEAGRPARGWGSHVG
- the IRX6 gene encoding iroquois-class homeodomain protein IRX-6 isoform X2, with amino-acid sequence MSFPHFGHPYGNASQFLVSASSSATCCESAPRSVPDVASGSTPAAALCCASYDSRLLGSARPELGAALGIYGAPYAAAAAAQSYPGYLPYSPEPPALYGALNPQYEFKEAAGNFTPGLAQPGAYYPYEPTLGQYQYDRYGAVELSGAGRRKNATRETTSTLKAWLNEHRKNPYPTKGEKIMLAIITKMTLTQVSTWFANARRRLKKENKMTWAPKNKGAEERKVEGGAEESLGCLNGDTKDVSASQEARGLRLSDLEDLEEEEEEEEAAEEEAVAAATDRLAEFPKDTQSLPAPCAAAREGGLERRECGLAAPRFSFNEPPGSGEADFLRAEPGGPTLTMPYPCSEKPRIWSLARTAAASAVEGAPPTPTRPRSPERLLIPGQLPGSGARPAVPRDSACDESSRVAKAFVTPPFALQGLPLSCAPCPRRREPAVRCQYPSGAEG
- the IRX6 gene encoding iroquois-class homeodomain protein IRX-6 isoform X1 codes for the protein MSFPHFGHPYGNASQFLVSASSSATCCESAPRSVPDVASGSTPAAALCCASYDSRLLGSARPELGAALGIYGAPYAAAAAAQSYPGYLPYSPEPPALYGALNPQYEFKEAAGNFTPGLAQPGAYYPYEPTLGQYQYDRYGAVELSGAGRRKNATRETTSTLKAWLNEHRKNPYPTKGEKIMLAIITKMTLTQVSTWFANARRRLKKENKMTWAPKNKGAEERKVEGGAEESLGCLNGDTKDVSASQEARGLRLSDLEDLEEEEEEEEAAEEEAVAAATDRLAEFPKDTQSLPAPCAAAREGGLERRECGLAAPRFSFNEPPGSGEADFLRAEPGGPTLTMPYPCSEKPRIWSLARTAAASAVEGAPPTPTRPRSPERLLIPGQLPGSGARPAVPRDSACDESSRVAKAFVTPPFALQGLPLSCAPCPRRREPAVRCQYPSGAEAG